The DNA region TTGCCTGAACAAGGTAAATCAAGCTGTGGGAGAACCGTTGCCTACTTTCTTATTCAGATGGGAACGTGAGGTTGATGAGGTTGAACCAATGGAGGACTAGGTGGCAATCCAAGCCTTCCTTGCATCACTGTGTTCTGGGGCGCTCTACTACGACCTCATAGTTAATCCCCCCCGAACCTATGAGAAGGCCATCACCAGAGCTAAACATCATGCAGACGCCACCGAAGCCAACATGGCAAAGAGACGTGATGAGCAGCCGGCCAATCGGGACAGAGGCCATgatcaaaggaaaaataaaccacCGTTCAAACACGTCAAACAACACAATCGACCAGATGACGTACCACGTTTCACTCCGTTGAACAGACCCCTGGTGGAAGTTTTGCAGTTTGCCGAGCAATGCAACCTGATCCACCCGCCGGAGCCGGTACCTGAGGGGGAGGACAAGAGCAAGTATTGTGCTTTCCACAGAGTCAAGGGACACAATACTTCGGAGTGCATGGCCTTCCACAGAGTCAAGGGACACAATACTTCGGAGTGCATGGCCTTGCGCAGAGTCAAGGGACACAATACTTCGGAGTGCATGGCCTTGCGCATGCTCATTGAACAACTC from Ipomoea triloba cultivar NCNSP0323 chromosome 6, ASM357664v1 includes:
- the LOC116023449 gene encoding uncharacterized protein LOC116023449, producing the protein MLGVSDAVICRAFFATLVGKAAEWFKDLERGSIRNFDQLADKFVKRFAASKSRKKSYTCLNKVAIQAFLASLCSGALYYDLIVNPPRTYEKAITRAKHHADATEANMAKRRDEQPANRDRGHDQRKNKPPFKHVKQHNRPDDVPRFTPLNRPLVEVLQFAEQCNLIHPPEPVPEGEDKSKYCAFHRVKGHNTSECMAFHRVKGHNTSECMALRRVKGHNTSECMALRMLIEQLIQNGELGQFVMKGDRNKGKTEMNVWKRNPEKNNKAFVPPGSADEKAVGKKPVIHVIYGGPEGGDSSHQRK